The uncultured Hyphomonas sp. genome includes a window with the following:
- the hemF gene encoding oxygen-dependent coproporphyrinogen oxidase, with translation MTITDPETQKQRARDWFRALQEDICSRFEAIEQAAEPPLYRGDPGKFELTEWKRGDGTEDLGGGRMGLMRGKVFEKVGVHFSEVFGTFSEAFAAQIPGADQSEGRFWASGLSLIAHPRNPHVPAAHMNTRMLVTSQSWFGGGGDLNPLLDYQRDQTFEDSVEFHTAMKAACDVHPGADHALMKETCDNYFHLAHRDEPRGTGGIFYDRFNTGDWDADFAFTREVGMQFADIYPKLVRKRFRQAWSEAEREEQLIQRGRYVEFNLLYDRGTTFGLKTGGNVTSILSSMPPVVKWP, from the coding sequence ATGACGATCACCGATCCCGAAACGCAAAAACAGCGCGCACGCGACTGGTTCCGTGCCCTCCAGGAAGACATCTGCAGCCGCTTCGAAGCCATCGAGCAAGCGGCTGAACCGCCCTTGTACCGGGGCGATCCGGGCAAATTCGAGCTGACGGAATGGAAGCGCGGCGATGGCACCGAAGATCTGGGCGGTGGCCGGATGGGCCTGATGCGCGGAAAGGTCTTCGAGAAGGTCGGCGTCCACTTTTCCGAAGTTTTCGGTACGTTTTCAGAGGCTTTCGCTGCACAAATTCCCGGCGCGGACCAGTCCGAAGGGCGATTCTGGGCCTCGGGACTCTCCCTGATTGCCCATCCACGCAACCCGCATGTGCCTGCGGCCCACATGAATACCCGTATGCTGGTGACCAGCCAGAGCTGGTTCGGCGGCGGCGGAGACCTCAACCCCCTGCTGGATTACCAACGCGACCAGACCTTCGAAGATTCTGTGGAATTCCACACCGCCATGAAAGCGGCCTGTGATGTCCACCCCGGCGCCGACCATGCGCTGATGAAGGAAACCTGCGACAATTATTTCCACCTTGCTCACCGGGATGAACCGCGCGGCACCGGCGGCATCTTCTATGACCGCTTCAATACCGGCGACTGGGATGCGGATTTCGCCTTTACCCGGGAAGTCGGCATGCAGTTCGCGGACATCTATCCCAAACTGGTGCGCAAACGGTTCCGTCAGGCCTGGAGCGAAGCCGAACGGGAAGAACAGCTGATCCAGCGCGGCCGCTATGTGGAGTTCAACCTGCTCTATGACCGCGGCACGACCTTCGGCCTGAAGACCGGTGGCAATGTGACGAGCATTCTCTCTTCCATGCCGCCCGTCGTAAAGTGGCCCTGA
- a CDS encoding GNAT family N-acetyltransferase, with protein MRDQIAIRRASPADGFLIEGLTRRIWTGRVSEESTVFTETPESVAAQLEKGGGVILCDGPEAIGSGRWVPVPGPSGQGLWMEVKRIGVLEAYSKRGFGEAILKALEAAGRDAGAEGAQLAVRHDQVRLVDFYAGLGYVLADDVELTTPNPRSPPHVGMRKDFRTNT; from the coding sequence ATGCGTGACCAGATAGCCATCCGCAGGGCAAGCCCGGCGGATGGCTTTCTCATTGAGGGCCTGACACGCCGGATCTGGACCGGGCGGGTGTCAGAGGAATCGACTGTTTTCACCGAAACGCCTGAATCCGTTGCTGCGCAGCTGGAGAAGGGCGGGGGCGTCATCCTCTGCGATGGGCCAGAGGCTATCGGGTCCGGCCGCTGGGTGCCTGTACCGGGGCCTTCAGGGCAGGGGCTCTGGATGGAGGTCAAACGGATCGGCGTGCTGGAAGCCTACAGCAAACGCGGTTTCGGGGAGGCCATCCTGAAAGCCCTCGAAGCGGCTGGCCGCGACGCCGGGGCAGAGGGCGCGCAGCTCGCGGTCCGTCACGACCAGGTGAGGCTGGTCGACTTCTATGCCGGTCTTGGTTACGTGCTGGCGGATGATGTGGAACTGACCACGCCCAACCCGCGTTCCCCGCCACATGTCGGCATGCGCAAAGACTTCAGGACGAACACATGA
- a CDS encoding CoA pyrophosphatase: MSWSGLEDFIARVETRLDPPVGDGRLGETGDMDFLTPEEVAIIRPAAVLVGVIPRVSGPTALLTVRPTTMADHAGQVAFPGGKVDPIDLDEVAAALRESEEEVGVAPDDVQVLGKAAPYVTGTRYRITPVVGLLPADFQPVPDPTEVADVFETPLDFLMDARNHRVGEAVYRGKPRRYYEMPHNGYRIWGVTAGIIQRLYETLYEA, encoded by the coding sequence ATGTCCTGGTCAGGTCTCGAAGACTTTATTGCGCGCGTCGAAACGCGGCTCGATCCACCGGTCGGTGATGGACGGCTGGGCGAGACGGGCGACATGGATTTCCTTACGCCGGAAGAAGTCGCGATCATCCGGCCCGCGGCCGTGCTGGTCGGGGTCATTCCGCGCGTCTCCGGGCCGACGGCGCTGCTCACCGTTCGGCCGACCACGATGGCCGATCATGCCGGGCAGGTTGCTTTTCCGGGCGGGAAAGTCGATCCGATCGACCTCGACGAGGTGGCCGCGGCCCTCCGAGAATCGGAAGAGGAAGTCGGCGTCGCGCCGGACGATGTACAGGTGCTGGGCAAGGCTGCGCCCTATGTCACCGGTACGCGCTATCGCATCACGCCGGTCGTGGGCCTGTTGCCGGCAGATTTCCAGCCTGTGCCGGACCCGACTGAAGTGGCCGACGTGTTCGAAACGCCGCTCGATTTTCTGATGGATGCCCGTAACCACCGGGTGGGGGAGGCCGTCTATCGGGGCAAGCCGCGCCGCTATTACGAGATGCCTCACAATGGCTATCGCATCTGGGGCGTGACGGCCGGGATTATCCAGCGGCTCTATGAAACGCTCTATGAAGCGTAA
- a CDS encoding S-methyl-5'-thioadenosine phosphorylase — translation MNKWTLGIIGGSGLYEIDGLEDRREETVDTPWGAPSDALVHGRIGDVKLVFLPRHGRGHRLSPSEVPYRANIAALKMAGVTDVLAISACGSLQEQYAPGDFLAADQFIDRTFARAKTFFGEGMVAHVSMAHPVCSRFSAMAAEAAEAVGAKVHRGGTYIAMEGPQFSSLAESKLYRQWGCDVIGMTAMPEAKLAREAELPYAVLGMVTDYDCWREEEEAVTVTNVLEVMARNSAIGRKAIVKLAESLSGTERTPSPDGIDSCLDYALITAEAARNTETIHKLQVIAGRALSG, via the coding sequence ATGAACAAATGGACCCTCGGCATCATTGGCGGCTCCGGCCTGTATGAAATCGACGGGCTGGAAGACCGGCGTGAAGAGACGGTCGATACGCCCTGGGGCGCGCCGTCCGATGCGCTGGTGCATGGGCGGATCGGCGATGTGAAGCTGGTTTTCCTTCCGCGCCATGGCCGCGGCCACCGTTTGTCGCCAAGCGAAGTGCCCTACCGGGCGAACATCGCCGCGCTGAAAATGGCCGGGGTGACGGATGTGCTGGCCATCTCCGCCTGCGGCAGCCTGCAGGAACAGTATGCACCGGGGGATTTTCTGGCCGCAGACCAGTTCATTGACCGCACTTTCGCGCGGGCCAAGACCTTTTTCGGGGAGGGGATGGTTGCTCACGTCTCCATGGCTCACCCGGTCTGTTCCCGGTTCAGCGCGATGGCTGCGGAGGCGGCTGAAGCGGTTGGGGCGAAGGTCCATCGCGGCGGGACCTATATCGCCATGGAAGGCCCGCAATTCTCGTCGCTCGCCGAATCAAAGCTCTATCGCCAGTGGGGCTGCGACGTGATCGGCATGACCGCGATGCCCGAAGCCAAGCTCGCCCGCGAAGCCGAGCTGCCTTATGCCGTACTGGGCATGGTGACGGATTATGATTGCTGGCGCGAAGAGGAAGAGGCGGTCACTGTGACCAATGTGCTGGAAGTCATGGCCCGCAACAGCGCGATCGGCCGGAAAGCCATTGTAAAACTGGCGGAAAGTCTGAGCGGAACGGAGCGTACGCCGAGCCCGGACGGGATCGATTCCTGCCTTGATTACGCACTGATTACGGCCGAGGCGGCCCGGAATACGGAAACGATCCACAAGTTGCAGGTGATTGCGGGACGGGCACTCAGCGGCTAA
- a CDS encoding DUF6111 family protein: MAGRILFELFFFSIPFLVFGLYVLATTTAEHEGRRQWPVNMLFLIGLGLAVVGFFAMTFLEKREPEMCQKPTRYVDGKLVPGEFYPCEHDLRDAGRAGSDDPGGTVELPADGTDTTGDGTD, translated from the coding sequence TTGGCCGGACGGATACTCTTCGAACTCTTTTTCTTCTCGATCCCTTTCCTGGTGTTCGGGCTCTATGTGCTGGCCACGACGACGGCCGAGCATGAGGGGCGGCGGCAATGGCCGGTCAACATGCTGTTCCTGATCGGGCTTGGCCTGGCCGTCGTGGGCTTTTTCGCCATGACCTTCCTGGAGAAACGCGAGCCGGAAATGTGCCAGAAGCCGACCCGCTATGTAGACGGCAAGCTGGTGCCGGGAGAGTTCTACCCGTGTGAGCACGATCTCAGGGACGCCGGACGGGCGGGGAGTGACGACCCAGGCGGCACCGTCGAATTGCCCGCCGACGGGACGGACACTACGGGCGATGGCACAGACTGA
- a CDS encoding DUF1285 domain-containing protein, with translation MTSSSTTTISLEETLKDILPEGKLDGKLPPVHLWNPEHSADIGMEIHADGSWWHDGSRINRERLVKLFSRILRKDEDGQTWLVTPYEKVIVKVEDAPFQAVRVDRVGEPGRDQTLAFLTNLDDITLAGPDAPLRVDTDPETGEPAPYVLVRGQLEAKLTRPVFYELVELAEPSPDDPDILGVWSQGTFFPIGSAA, from the coding sequence GTGACATCCAGTTCAACAACCACAATCAGCCTTGAAGAAACGCTGAAAGACATCCTGCCTGAGGGCAAGCTGGATGGAAAGCTGCCGCCTGTGCATCTCTGGAACCCGGAACACAGTGCCGACATCGGCATGGAAATCCACGCCGATGGCAGCTGGTGGCACGACGGATCGCGCATTAACCGTGAGCGGCTGGTGAAGCTGTTTTCCCGCATCCTGCGTAAGGATGAAGACGGGCAGACCTGGCTGGTCACGCCCTATGAAAAAGTGATCGTGAAGGTCGAGGATGCCCCGTTCCAGGCCGTTCGGGTGGACCGCGTCGGCGAGCCGGGCAGGGATCAGACGCTCGCTTTCCTGACAAATCTGGACGACATCACGCTTGCCGGGCCGGACGCGCCACTCCGCGTCGACACCGACCCGGAAACAGGCGAGCCGGCGCCTTATGTGCTTGTGCGCGGGCAGCTGGAGGCGAAGCTGACCCGGCCGGTGTTCTACGAACTGGTGGAGCTGGCCGAGCCATCGCCGGACGATCCGGACATTCTGGGCGTCTGGAGCCAGGGGACATTCTTTCCCATCGGGTCTGCCGCGTGA
- a CDS encoding MoxR family ATPase, which produces MADTDVTAEAIVADAEAAAETLQQVKAEIAKAVFGQEQVVELSLAAVLAGGHALLIGAPGLAKTRLVEAMGTALGLTNQRIQFTPDLMPSDILGSEVLDESASGQRTFRFLRGPIFTQLLMADEINRASPRTQSALLQAMQERHVTVAGVRHDLPAPFHVLATQNPIEQEGTYPLPEAQLDRFLLKVDVNYPDLDTERRILIETTGGADQTVRPALDAERLIALQALVRKMPVGEKIVSAILSLVREARPEQTSDPHVKRLVDWGPSPRAGQALMLAARSRALLRGRFAPSLEDVEALAEPCLGHRMAMRYDPTGEAPSLGDLINDLARKVA; this is translated from the coding sequence ATGGCTGATACTGATGTGACTGCCGAGGCGATTGTCGCCGATGCCGAGGCCGCCGCCGAAACCCTGCAACAGGTGAAAGCCGAAATCGCCAAGGCCGTGTTCGGCCAGGAGCAGGTTGTCGAGCTGTCGCTGGCCGCCGTGCTGGCAGGTGGCCATGCCCTGCTGATCGGCGCGCCGGGCCTTGCCAAGACGCGTCTCGTGGAAGCGATGGGCACCGCGCTTGGCCTGACCAATCAGCGGATCCAGTTCACGCCGGATTTGATGCCGTCGGATATCCTCGGCTCGGAAGTCCTGGACGAGAGCGCCAGCGGCCAGCGGACGTTCCGCTTCCTGCGCGGTCCGATCTTCACCCAGCTCCTGATGGCGGACGAGATCAACCGCGCTTCCCCGCGCACCCAGTCTGCCCTTCTGCAGGCCATGCAGGAACGTCATGTGACTGTGGCAGGTGTCCGGCATGATCTGCCCGCGCCTTTCCATGTGCTCGCCACCCAGAACCCGATCGAGCAGGAAGGCACCTATCCGCTGCCCGAAGCCCAGCTCGACCGCTTCCTGCTGAAAGTGGACGTCAACTATCCGGACCTCGACACCGAGCGCCGCATCCTGATCGAAACCACCGGCGGCGCAGACCAGACCGTGCGCCCGGCCCTTGATGCCGAACGGCTGATAGCGCTGCAGGCGCTGGTCCGGAAAATGCCAGTCGGTGAGAAGATCGTCTCGGCGATTCTCTCCCTTGTCCGCGAAGCGCGGCCCGAGCAGACCTCCGACCCGCATGTGAAACGCCTCGTCGACTGGGGCCCGTCCCCGCGTGCCGGACAGGCGCTGATGCTGGCGGCTCGCTCCCGCGCCCTCCTGCGCGGCCGCTTCGCGCCGAGCCTCGAAGATGTCGAAGCGCTCGCCGAGCCCTGCCTCGGTCACCGCATGGCCATGCGCTACGACCCGACCGGCGAAGCGCCAAGCCTTGGAGACCTGATCAACGACCTCGCGCGGAAGGTGGCGTAG
- a CDS encoding CCA tRNA nucleotidyltransferase, whose protein sequence is MAQTERIEADWLTAPGTQAVMAALEAARPDGSRFVGGCVRNTLRGIPADDIDIATQILPEDVMTAMKAAGIRALPTGIEHGTVTAIIDGEPFEITSLRRDVETDGRRAVVAFTEDWAEDAQRRDFRLNAIYAGPDGTLHEVVPGSIEDALAGRVIFIGDADQRLREDYLRILRFFRFNAWYGAEVDAEGLAACTRQKDGLAKIARERIWKELKRLLEAPDPSDAMLAMEESGVLAAILPEASAGALPALVSAEQGEGLGPDPMQRLMALLPRRLREVREAGRILRLSNAERDRLAAWADPALAHVGTLSPADLAEAFYRHGTGAVCDRALIEAASGAGESLKLVLASAARWSRPVFPVGGEDALAAGLSGPAVGKALAQAEEAWIASGFTLPREVLVARLSQAD, encoded by the coding sequence ATGGCACAGACTGAGCGGATCGAAGCGGACTGGCTGACTGCGCCCGGCACACAAGCCGTGATGGCGGCACTGGAGGCGGCGCGCCCCGATGGCTCGCGCTTCGTGGGCGGCTGCGTGCGCAATACGCTGCGCGGCATTCCGGCAGACGACATCGACATCGCGACTCAGATCCTGCCGGAAGATGTGATGACGGCGATGAAAGCGGCAGGCATTCGCGCCCTGCCGACCGGGATCGAGCATGGCACCGTCACCGCGATCATCGACGGTGAGCCCTTCGAGATCACCAGCCTGCGGCGGGATGTGGAAACCGATGGCCGCCGCGCCGTCGTCGCCTTTACGGAAGACTGGGCGGAGGATGCCCAGCGGCGCGACTTCCGTCTGAATGCCATCTATGCCGGGCCGGACGGAACTCTGCACGAAGTGGTTCCGGGCAGCATCGAGGATGCGCTGGCCGGGCGCGTGATCTTCATTGGCGATGCAGACCAGCGGCTGAGGGAAGACTATCTGCGCATCCTGCGCTTCTTCCGTTTCAATGCCTGGTATGGCGCCGAGGTTGATGCCGAAGGCCTTGCTGCCTGCACAAGGCAGAAGGATGGCCTGGCAAAGATCGCCCGCGAGCGGATCTGGAAAGAGCTGAAACGGCTGCTTGAGGCACCGGACCCATCGGATGCCATGCTGGCGATGGAAGAAAGCGGCGTTCTGGCGGCGATCCTTCCGGAGGCTTCGGCGGGCGCCCTGCCGGCGCTGGTCTCGGCCGAGCAGGGGGAGGGGCTCGGCCCTGATCCGATGCAGCGGCTGATGGCGCTGCTGCCTCGCCGCCTGAGGGAAGTGCGCGAGGCCGGCCGGATCCTGCGTCTGTCGAATGCCGAGCGTGACCGGCTTGCGGCCTGGGCCGATCCGGCGCTTGCCCATGTCGGGACGCTGAGCCCGGCAGACCTTGCCGAAGCTTTTTATCGCCATGGCACCGGGGCGGTCTGCGACCGGGCACTGATCGAGGCGGCAAGCGGGGCAGGGGAGAGCCTGAAACTCGTTCTGGCTTCCGCCGCGCGATGGTCCCGGCCGGTGTTTCCGGTTGGCGGGGAAGATGCTCTGGCCGCCGGCCTGTCCGGTCCTGCGGTCGGCAAGGCGCTGGCGCAGGCGGAGGAAGCCTGGATCGCTTCGGGGTTCACCCTGCCGCGCGAGGTGCTGGTCGCCCGGCTCAGCCAAGCGGATTAG
- a CDS encoding cytochrome b N-terminal domain-containing protein: MSGHESSYTPTNGFTRWLDSRLPIIRFAQDTAINFPTPKNLNYWYTFGGILAVCLAVQIITGIILAMHYEASVDGAFASVERIMRDVPYGWLLRYIHANGASMFFLAVYIHMFRGLYYGSYKAPREILWILGCVIYLLMMATAFLGYMLPWGQMSFHGANVITGLFGAIPLIGESLQTWILGGPSIGNQTLQRFFSLHYLLPFMIAAVVILHIWALHVPGNNNPTGVEVQDVEKETVPFHPYYTVKDAFAIVIFLIMFAVFVFYAPNVLGHADNYIEANPLVTPAHIVPEWYLLPFYAILRAITFDLGPIPAKLLGVIFMFAAIAVLFVLPWLDTSKVKSMRYRPVAKQFFFGFVATCILLGWCGASVPTDPVIKALQGPPTLVVTYSENGSEVTSEYKGGGEAYEDAKSFMETLPADASPSLSAVPAPTFQFKHLSLILTFCYFGYFIVLFFIGLTEKPKDVPESIHKSILKRHKASTATAIPAE; the protein is encoded by the coding sequence ATGAGCGGACACGAATCCTCCTACACCCCGACCAACGGGTTTACCCGCTGGCTCGACTCGCGCCTGCCGATCATCCGGTTTGCCCAGGACACGGCGATCAATTTCCCGACTCCGAAGAACCTGAACTATTGGTACACGTTCGGCGGCATTCTGGCGGTCTGCCTTGCTGTGCAGATCATCACCGGCATCATTCTGGCCATGCACTATGAAGCCAGCGTCGATGGCGCTTTTGCTTCGGTCGAGCGCATCATGCGCGACGTGCCTTATGGCTGGCTGCTGCGGTACATCCACGCCAACGGCGCATCGATGTTCTTCCTCGCGGTCTACATCCACATGTTCCGCGGCCTCTATTACGGATCGTACAAGGCGCCCCGCGAAATTCTCTGGATCCTCGGCTGCGTGATCTATCTTCTGATGATGGCCACGGCCTTCCTCGGCTACATGCTGCCATGGGGCCAGATGTCCTTCCACGGCGCCAACGTGATCACCGGCCTGTTTGGTGCGATCCCGCTGATCGGCGAAAGCCTGCAGACCTGGATCCTTGGCGGACCGTCGATCGGTAACCAGACGCTGCAGCGTTTCTTCTCGCTGCACTATCTGCTGCCGTTCATGATTGCTGCTGTCGTGATCCTGCACATCTGGGCGCTGCACGTGCCCGGCAACAACAACCCGACTGGTGTTGAAGTTCAGGATGTGGAGAAGGAAACGGTTCCGTTCCACCCGTATTATACGGTGAAGGACGCCTTCGCGATCGTCATCTTCCTCATCATGTTCGCGGTGTTCGTCTTCTACGCACCGAACGTTCTGGGCCACGCTGACAACTATATCGAAGCCAACCCGCTGGTGACGCCTGCGCACATCGTGCCGGAATGGTACCTGCTGCCGTTCTATGCGATCCTGCGTGCCATCACCTTCGACCTCGGTCCGATCCCGGCCAAGCTGCTCGGCGTGATCTTCATGTTTGCAGCGATCGCCGTTCTGTTTGTGCTGCCATGGCTCGACACGTCGAAAGTGAAGTCCATGCGCTACCGTCCGGTGGCCAAGCAGTTCTTCTTCGGTTTCGTGGCAACCTGCATCCTGCTCGGCTGGTGCGGTGCGTCCGTGCCGACGGATCCGGTGATCAAGGCACTTCAGGGCCCGCCGACGCTGGTTGTCACCTATTCGGAGAACGGTTCGGAAGTGACGAGCGAATATAAAGGCGGCGGTGAAGCCTATGAAGACGCGAAAAGCTTCATGGAAACGCTGCCGGCCGATGCCAGCCCGTCGCTGTCGGCCGTGCCGGCACCGACCTTCCAGTTCAAGCATCTCTCGCTGATCCTGACCTTCTGCTACTTCGGCTATTTCATCGTCCTGTTCTTCATCGGCCTGACCGAGAAGCCGAAAGACGTGCCGGAATCTATCCACAAATCGATCCTGAAACGCCACAAGGCGTCGACGGCGACCGCCATTCCGGCGGAATAG
- a CDS encoding DUF58 domain-containing protein — MTPAADLRAEAEALARQLPGLNFKAEASEAAHIGSAGRRRPGTGEHFWQYRRYAQEDAAERVDWRRSAKGNELFVRETELETARTVLFWCDDNPGFRWKADGELRTKAEEATVLMLSLAIMLSKDGERVGALGGGRGASFGKRAVDRLSEELARGTGGNFPSPPRSSATLIVASDFYDPIPEWQARLAPLAGKCPEGILLAVSSPVEVDFPFEGRVKLRRPGSALSRIFGRAETIREDYHRRFAAQRDALSELTNRMGWRFVSHVSGQPLLQSATRLKAQLESFGAKL; from the coding sequence ATGACTCCCGCTGCCGATCTTCGCGCCGAAGCCGAAGCCCTTGCCCGCCAGCTGCCCGGCCTGAACTTCAAGGCCGAGGCCAGCGAAGCGGCGCATATCGGCTCGGCCGGACGTCGCCGCCCCGGCACGGGCGAGCATTTCTGGCAATACCGCCGCTATGCGCAGGAAGACGCCGCCGAACGGGTCGACTGGCGCCGCTCTGCCAAGGGCAACGAGCTCTTCGTCCGCGAGACCGAACTCGAAACCGCTCGCACGGTCCTCTTCTGGTGCGATGACAATCCCGGCTTCCGCTGGAAGGCCGACGGCGAGCTCCGCACCAAGGCGGAGGAAGCGACTGTTCTGATGCTGTCGCTCGCCATCATGCTGTCCAAGGATGGCGAGCGCGTCGGCGCCCTCGGCGGCGGGCGCGGTGCAAGTTTCGGCAAGCGCGCAGTCGACCGGCTGTCAGAGGAACTCGCCCGCGGCACCGGCGGCAATTTCCCTTCCCCGCCGCGTTCCTCCGCGACGCTGATTGTCGCCTCTGACTTTTATGATCCGATCCCGGAATGGCAGGCACGCCTCGCCCCACTCGCAGGCAAATGCCCGGAAGGCATCCTGCTGGCCGTCTCTTCGCCTGTGGAGGTCGACTTCCCCTTCGAAGGCCGCGTGAAGCTGCGCCGGCCGGGGTCTGCCCTCTCCCGCATCTTCGGCCGGGCCGAAACGATCCGCGAGGACTATCACCGCCGCTTCGCTGCCCAGCGCGACGCGCTCAGCGAGCTGACGAACCGGATGGGCTGGCGCTTCGTCTCCCATGTGTCGGGCCAGCCCCTGTTGCAGAGCGCCACGCGTCTGAAGGCCCAGCTTGAAAGCTTCGGGGCAAAGCTATGA
- a CDS encoding TspO/MBR family protein encodes MVDDSRAPPWGASLVLVLTTAMAGAMGGIVTRSGKALWYSGLQKSALTPPDWVFGVVWPGLFSLMTLSALLVLWRAKDLHAASRPMGIYFAMLMVNVGWSLFFFGLKQVELSLGVLMALWLLILAMMGEFGRISKAAAWLQLPYLIWVSFAAYLNLYIWSANPLG; translated from the coding sequence ATGGTGGACGACAGCCGGGCCCCTCCCTGGGGCGCCAGTCTGGTGCTGGTGCTGACGACGGCTATGGCCGGCGCTATGGGTGGAATTGTCACCCGGTCCGGCAAGGCGCTCTGGTATTCCGGTCTTCAGAAATCCGCCCTGACACCGCCCGACTGGGTATTCGGTGTCGTCTGGCCGGGCCTGTTTTCCCTGATGACGCTGAGCGCCCTGCTCGTGCTCTGGCGGGCAAAGGATCTTCACGCAGCCAGCCGTCCCATGGGCATCTATTTCGCGATGCTGATGGTGAATGTCGGCTGGAGCCTGTTTTTCTTCGGGCTGAAACAGGTCGAGCTCTCGCTTGGTGTACTGATGGCGCTCTGGCTGCTGATCCTCGCCATGATGGGCGAATTCGGGCGCATTTCGAAAGCCGCAGCCTGGCTCCAGCTGCCCTATCTGATCTGGGTCAGCTTCGCAGCCTATCTGAACCTTTATATCTGGTCGGCTAATCCGCTTGGCTGA
- a CDS encoding cytochrome c1 produces the protein MKALRLLTAGLAGLIFTAAAHAAGGAAHPHPPEDGWPFEGPTGQFDQASLQRGYQVYHQICSSCHSMKLMSYRNLGEPGGPFYDPAYPNPNDNPFVKALAAENEILSPTPNDVGDFDFRPATPADTFRSPYANVEAARAANGGAAPPDLSVITKARHGGASYVYHLLSGYPHDDALVEREVDGETATYVDMSKMGGHGGEHGEGFLKLNPGQYYNPYMAGDTTPNFDGDPRHPPKGGFLAMPPQLIEGRVEYMDGTEATVDQMAYDVAQFLAWAGEPKQEHRKSLGLAVMAYLLILAVLLWFSYKQIWRKIEH, from the coding sequence ATGAAAGCGCTTCGACTCCTCACCGCCGGCCTGGCCGGACTCATCTTCACCGCTGCGGCACACGCCGCGGGTGGCGCGGCACACCCGCACCCGCCTGAAGACGGCTGGCCGTTCGAAGGCCCGACGGGCCAGTTCGACCAAGCCTCGCTGCAGCGCGGTTATCAGGTGTATCATCAGATCTGTTCTTCGTGTCACTCGATGAAGCTGATGAGCTACCGGAACCTCGGTGAGCCGGGCGGTCCGTTCTACGATCCGGCCTATCCGAACCCGAACGACAACCCGTTCGTGAAAGCACTGGCAGCCGAGAACGAAATTCTCAGCCCGACGCCGAACGATGTTGGCGATTTCGATTTTCGTCCGGCCACGCCTGCTGACACGTTCCGCAGCCCGTATGCGAACGTGGAAGCAGCCCGCGCAGCCAATGGCGGCGCAGCACCGCCGGATCTGTCGGTCATAACCAAGGCCCGCCATGGCGGTGCCAGCTATGTCTACCACCTCCTGTCGGGCTACCCGCACGATGACGCGCTCGTTGAACGTGAAGTCGACGGCGAGACGGCAACCTATGTCGACATGTCGAAAATGGGTGGCCATGGCGGCGAGCACGGCGAAGGCTTCCTGAAGCTGAACCCCGGCCAGTACTACAACCCGTACATGGCTGGCGACACGACGCCGAACTTCGACGGTGACCCGCGTCACCCGCCGAAAGGTGGTTTCCTGGCCATGCCGCCGCAGCTGATCGAAGGCCGCGTCGAGTATATGGACGGCACCGAGGCAACGGTTGATCAGATGGCTTATGACGTCGCTCAGTTCCTGGCCTGGGCCGGGGAGCCGAAGCAGGAGCACCGCAAGTCGCTCGGCCTGGCTGTGATGGCCTACCTCCTCATTCTCGCTGTCCTGCTGTGGTTCTCCTACAAGCAGATCTGGCGGAAGATCGAACACTAG
- the petA gene encoding ubiquinol-cytochrome c reductase iron-sulfur subunit: MTDQTSLEHGGAVDEDRRNFIHIATGAAAFGGAAMFGWVAVDQWNPAADTRAASALDVDISKVPLGSEIRVLIGGKPFFIRHRTPAEIAAAEAVDVKSLRDPETDDERLRPMQNGELNRAILITSGACTHLGCVPVGPAQGNTGEYGGWYCPCHGSEYDTSGRIRKGPAPLNLPVPNYTYVSDTVVNISL; this comes from the coding sequence GTGACCGATCAGACATCACTTGAGCACGGCGGTGCTGTTGACGAGGACCGCCGTAACTTTATCCACATCGCGACGGGAGCGGCAGCTTTCGGCGGTGCTGCCATGTTCGGCTGGGTCGCTGTCGACCAGTGGAACCCGGCAGCAGACACCAGGGCCGCATCGGCTCTGGACGTCGACATCTCCAAGGTCCCGCTGGGCAGCGAAATTCGCGTGCTCATCGGCGGCAAGCCCTTCTTTATCCGGCACCGCACGCCGGCCGAGATTGCTGCCGCTGAAGCGGTGGACGTCAAATCCCTGCGTGACCCGGAGACGGATGACGAGCGTCTGCGCCCGATGCAGAACGGCGAACTTAACCGCGCCATCCTGATCACGTCAGGCGCCTGTACGCACCTTGGCTGCGTGCCCGTCGGGCCGGCTCAGGGTAACACTGGCGAATATGGCGGCTGGTACTGCCCTTGCCACGGTTCGGAATACGATACGTCCGGCCGCATCCGCAAAGGCCCTGCGCCTCTCAATCTTCCGGTTCCGAACTACACCTATGTGTCGGACACCGTGGTCAACATCTCGCTGTAA